The following coding sequences lie in one Capnocytophaga stomatis genomic window:
- the pnuC gene encoding nicotinamide riboside transporter PnuC, which translates to MNHIFDWFFAQYKGVETHLVVLEIIGVCFGLLSVYFSKKRNIWVYPTGIISTVIFVYLLWVSRLFGDMLINAYYTIMSVYGWILWAKSSKDNIHIEVSKTTKRDWLISLGLAVFSWVFVMGVYLLKPYINSGFSPDKISFDFQHFTWVDWTDIFTTSIFLVGMWLMAKRKIENWICWIIGDVISVPLYYHKGLVFSSFQYFIFTIIAIAAYFEWKRNLNKSKVK; encoded by the coding sequence ATGAACCACATTTTTGATTGGTTTTTTGCACAATATAAAGGTGTCGAAACACATCTCGTTGTATTGGAAATCATTGGTGTTTGTTTTGGTCTTTTAAGTGTTTATTTCAGTAAAAAGCGAAATATTTGGGTGTATCCGACAGGAATTATCAGTACGGTAATTTTTGTGTATTTGCTTTGGGTTAGTCGGCTTTTCGGAGATATGCTTATCAATGCTTATTACACCATTATGAGCGTTTATGGCTGGATTCTTTGGGCAAAAAGTAGCAAAGACAACATCCATATTGAGGTTTCAAAAACTACTAAACGTGATTGGCTCATTAGCTTAGGGTTAGCCGTTTTTAGCTGGGTGTTTGTGATGGGAGTTTATCTTTTAAAACCTTACATTAATAGTGGCTTTTCACCTGATAAGATTTCTTTTGATTTCCAACATTTTACTTGGGTGGATTGGACAGATATTTTCACAACTTCCATTTTCTTAGTTGGGATGTGGCTAATGGCTAAACGGAAAATTGAAAATTGGATTTGCTGGATTATTGGAGATGTTATTTCGGTTCCGTTATATTATCATAAAGGACTTGTATTCAGTTCTTTTCAGTATTTTATTTTCACCATAATTGCAATTGCAGCTTATTTTGAATGGAAAAGAAACTTGAACAAATCAAAAGTGAAATAA
- a CDS encoding YbaB/EbfC family nucleoid-associated protein translates to MFGDLMGMMGKLKETQQKIEETKQRLNHVLIDEVSPNGEIKVTVTANREIKSIEISENLLSDKEELEDYLVLTLNKAIEKTTQINENELAAVAKQGMPNIPGLFS, encoded by the coding sequence ATGTTTGGAGACCTTATGGGAATGATGGGTAAATTAAAAGAAACCCAGCAAAAAATTGAAGAAACAAAACAGCGTTTAAATCACGTTTTGATAGATGAAGTTTCACCAAATGGCGAAATTAAAGTTACTGTTACAGCCAATCGGGAAATAAAATCAATTGAAATTAGTGAGAATTTGCTTTCTGATAAGGAAGAATTAGAAGATTATTTGGTTCTTACATTAAATAAAGCAATTGAAAAAACCACACAAATCAATGAAAATGAGTTGGCTGCCGTTGCTAAACAAGGAATGCCTAACATACCGGGGCTTTTTTCATAA
- a CDS encoding DUF5683 domain-containing protein gives MSKSIVFIFIMWLSLYVSYAQQGVGVQDTLQAKAVKNEYQIAQQPTWNTDPLSPAKAAFYSAVLPGLGQIYNKSYWKVPLVYGAIGTGVYFYIRNTKEFNRYQTAYKRRMAGHTDDEFYGNRSDGQPRLSTDGLRRAQQFYRRNQELSLLITAGLYALNIIEANVDAHLKQFNVDERLSVEPFFQSNEVNAKPMFGITMQYRF, from the coding sequence ATGTCTAAATCAATTGTTTTCATATTTATAATGTGGCTTAGCTTGTATGTATCGTATGCACAGCAAGGAGTTGGTGTACAAGATACATTACAAGCGAAAGCTGTAAAAAATGAATATCAAATAGCACAACAACCCACTTGGAATACAGACCCTCTTTCTCCTGCAAAGGCAGCGTTTTACTCTGCTGTTCTCCCTGGTTTGGGGCAAATTTATAACAAAAGTTATTGGAAAGTTCCTCTCGTTTATGGAGCTATCGGAACGGGAGTTTACTTTTATATCCGAAATACAAAGGAATTCAACCGATACCAAACAGCGTATAAAAGGCGAATGGCAGGGCATACCGATGATGAATTTTACGGAAATAGGAGCGATGGTCAGCCGCGTTTAAGCACCGACGGCTTGCGTAGAGCACAACAATTTTACAGAAGAAATCAGGAACTTTCCTTGCTAATTACAGCAGGTTTGTACGCACTTAACATCATCGAAGCCAATGTAGATGCACACTTAAAGCAATTCAATGTAGATGAGCGTCTTTCTGTTGAGCCTTTTTTTCAATCAAATGAGGTAAATGCAAAGCCTATGTTTGGAATAACAATGCAATATCGTTTTTAA
- the murB gene encoding UDP-N-acetylmuramate dehydrogenase yields the protein MSKRILSEKKISLKPFNTFNIGVQSSEFVKIQTEKELIEALKQFSNPFVLGGGSNMLLTKNVENPVFYIQLKGISVEKETDDFVWIKAQAGENWHEFVLHTLNQDFGGLENLSLIPGNVGTTPVQNIGAYGVEIKDVMESCEAIHIKTQEKRIFTNADCKFSYRESVFKNEEKGNYIITSVTFKLTKRNHFLNIKYGDIQKVMTEKGIANPTPKDVSQAVIFIRQSKLPDPKQIGNSGSFFKNPIIEKTKFEALQKQFPQMPFYSVDDNHTKVPAGWLIDTCGLKGYRKGDAGVHEKQALVLVNYGNATGLEILQVAHFVKNTVKEKFDIDLEFEVNIF from the coding sequence ATGTCAAAAAGAATACTTTCAGAGAAGAAAATATCTTTAAAACCTTTCAACACCTTTAATATAGGTGTTCAATCAAGCGAATTTGTTAAAATTCAAACTGAAAAAGAGCTAATTGAAGCGTTAAAACAGTTTTCAAATCCGTTTGTCTTGGGAGGTGGAAGTAATATGCTTTTGACTAAAAATGTTGAAAATCCTGTTTTTTACATACAATTGAAGGGAATTTCTGTAGAAAAAGAAACCGATGATTTTGTTTGGATTAAAGCTCAGGCTGGTGAAAATTGGCACGAATTTGTATTACACACACTAAATCAAGACTTTGGGGGACTTGAGAATCTGTCGCTTATACCAGGGAATGTTGGAACTACTCCGGTGCAAAACATTGGAGCTTACGGTGTTGAAATTAAGGATGTTATGGAAAGTTGTGAGGCAATCCATATAAAAACTCAAGAAAAGAGAATTTTCACTAATGCCGATTGTAAGTTTTCGTATCGTGAGTCTGTCTTTAAAAATGAAGAAAAAGGAAATTATATAATCACATCTGTAACATTCAAGCTAACAAAAAGAAATCATTTTTTAAATATAAAATATGGTGACATTCAAAAAGTTATGACTGAAAAAGGGATTGCAAATCCAACCCCGAAAGACGTTTCCCAAGCTGTAATTTTTATCAGACAAAGCAAACTTCCCGACCCTAAGCAAATAGGAAACAGTGGAAGTTTTTTCAAAAATCCGATAATAGAAAAAACTAAGTTTGAAGCTTTACAAAAACAATTTCCTCAAATGCCTTTCTATTCTGTTGATGATAATCATACGAAAGTTCCAGCTGGTTGGCTTATAGATACTTGCGGACTAAAAGGTTACCGAAAAGGTGACGCAGGTGTGCACGAAAAACAAGCTCTCGTTTTGGTGAATTATGGCAATGCCACCGGATTGGAAATCCTTCAAGTAGCTCATTTTGTGAAAAATACGGTAAAAGAAAAATTTGATATAGATTTGGAATTTGAAGTAAATATATTTTAA
- a CDS encoding ParA family protein, with the protein MGKIIAVANQKGGVGKTTTSVNLAASLGVLEKKVLLIDADPQANATSGLGIDIDSIEHGTYELLEHTVEAKDMIIHTESPNLDLIAAHIDLVAIEIELVDKEQREFMLKKALEPIKDQYDFILIDCAPSLGLITLNALTAANSVIIPIQCEYFALEGLGKLLNTIKQVQKVFNPNLDIEGLLLTMYDARLRLSNQVVEEVQKHFSDMVFKTIIQRNVRLSEAPSFGETIINYDATSKGATNHINLAQEIIDKNKV; encoded by the coding sequence ATGGGCAAAATAATTGCTGTTGCAAATCAAAAAGGAGGCGTGGGAAAAACCACAACTTCAGTAAATCTGGCGGCTTCTTTAGGTGTACTTGAGAAGAAAGTGTTGCTTATTGATGCTGATCCTCAAGCAAATGCCACTTCAGGATTGGGTATCGACATCGATTCGATTGAGCACGGAACTTACGAGCTTTTGGAACACACTGTGGAGGCAAAGGATATGATTATCCATACGGAATCACCAAACTTGGATTTGATTGCAGCACATATTGACTTGGTAGCTATTGAAATTGAGTTAGTTGATAAAGAACAACGCGAATTTATGCTCAAAAAAGCGTTAGAGCCCATCAAAGACCAATATGATTTTATCTTGATTGATTGTGCTCCTTCCTTGGGTTTAATTACATTGAATGCCTTGACGGCTGCAAACTCTGTTATTATTCCTATTCAATGCGAATATTTTGCTTTGGAAGGGCTTGGAAAGCTTCTGAACACTATCAAACAAGTTCAAAAAGTATTTAATCCGAATTTGGATATCGAAGGACTTCTTTTAACGATGTATGATGCTCGTTTACGTCTTTCAAATCAGGTAGTTGAGGAAGTTCAGAAGCATTTCAGTGATATGGTTTTCAAAACTATTATCCAACGAAATGTTCGCTTGAGTGAAGCTCCGAGCTTTGGTGAAACAATCATCAATTATGATGCAACCAGCAAAGGAGCCACAAATCATATTAATTTGGCACAGGAAATTATTGACAAAAATAAAGTTTAA
- the rlmD gene encoding 23S rRNA (uracil(1939)-C(5))-methyltransferase RlmD, translated as MGRKNKNLIFENIEVIDAGAKGKSVAKAPDGRVIFLTDAVPGDVVDVQTTKKRTAYYEGFVKKIHKKSDKRAVPVCEHFGYCGGCKWQNMSYEHQLFYKQQEVENNLKRLGKIELPEIQSILGSEKIYFYRNKMEFSFSDTRWLTPEEIKDSENIDNRNGLGFHISGAWDKILDVKKCHLQADPSNAIRLAVKQFALEHEMPFYSPRNQSGLLRSMMIRTASTGELMVVIQFFSENKTKRGLLLDFLSEKFPQITSLQYIINGKANDSIYDQEIICYKGRDYIFEEMEGLRFKINAKSFYQTNSEQAYELYKVTRDFAGLTGNELVYDLYTGTGTIAQFVAKKAKKVVGVEAVPEAIEDAKANAQNNNITNVDFFVGDMKNVFNEAFIAENGTPDLIITDPPRDGMHKDVVQQILNIAPPKVVYVSCNSATQARDLALMDAMYKVTKVQPVDMFPQTHHVENVVLLEKR; from the coding sequence ATGGGAAGAAAAAATAAAAATTTAATTTTTGAAAATATAGAAGTCATCGATGCCGGTGCGAAAGGCAAAAGTGTAGCCAAAGCTCCTGACGGAAGAGTCATTTTCCTTACGGATGCCGTGCCGGGTGATGTAGTAGATGTACAAACTACTAAAAAAAGAACCGCTTATTACGAAGGATTTGTAAAGAAAATCCATAAGAAGTCCGATAAGCGTGCCGTGCCCGTTTGCGAACACTTCGGGTATTGTGGCGGATGTAAGTGGCAGAATATGAGCTACGAACATCAACTTTTTTACAAACAGCAAGAAGTTGAAAACAATCTCAAACGTTTAGGAAAAATAGAACTTCCTGAAATACAGTCCATTTTAGGCTCGGAAAAAATCTATTTTTATCGCAATAAAATGGAATTTTCTTTTTCCGATACGCGTTGGCTTACGCCCGAAGAAATAAAAGATTCGGAGAATATTGACAATCGTAACGGGTTGGGTTTTCACATTTCGGGGGCTTGGGATAAAATTCTTGACGTTAAGAAATGCCATTTGCAAGCCGACCCGTCCAACGCCATACGTTTGGCTGTAAAGCAGTTCGCACTGGAACACGAAATGCCTTTCTACAGCCCTCGTAATCAGTCGGGTTTGTTGCGTTCGATGATGATACGAACTGCTTCCACCGGTGAGCTTATGGTGGTCATTCAATTCTTTTCGGAAAACAAAACCAAACGCGGACTGCTACTCGACTTCCTGTCGGAAAAATTCCCGCAAATTACATCGCTTCAATATATTATCAACGGAAAAGCAAACGATTCGATATACGACCAAGAAATTATTTGCTACAAAGGACGCGATTACATCTTTGAAGAAATGGAAGGTTTACGGTTCAAAATTAACGCCAAGTCCTTCTATCAAACCAATTCCGAACAGGCTTACGAACTTTACAAAGTAACACGAGATTTTGCCGGACTAACCGGAAACGAGCTGGTGTACGACCTTTATACCGGAACGGGTACTATCGCTCAATTCGTGGCGAAGAAAGCCAAGAAAGTAGTTGGCGTAGAGGCAGTTCCGGAAGCTATTGAAGACGCCAAAGCCAACGCTCAAAACAATAACATTACTAACGTTGATTTTTTTGTGGGTGATATGAAAAACGTTTTCAATGAGGCGTTTATTGCCGAAAACGGAACTCCTGACCTGATTATCACCGACCCGCCTCGCGACGGAATGCACAAGGACGTGGTACAGCAAATCCTCAACATCGCACCGCCAAAAGTGGTGTATGTGAGTTGCAATTCTGCTACGCAGGCACGCGATTTGGCGCTGATGGACGCAATGTACAAAGTCACCAAAGTGCAGCCCGTAGATATGTTTCCGCAGACGCATCACGTGGAAAATGTCGTGCTATTAGAGAAAAGATAA
- a CDS encoding thiamine-binding protein: MKVSVELTFSPLQDDFEQPIIHFIKKLRASGLKVLENPLSTQVYGDYDKVMHTLTVEIKEAMELVERGLMYVKIVKSDRYDYEPHF, translated from the coding sequence ATGAAAGTATCAGTAGAACTGACATTCAGTCCGTTACAAGATGATTTTGAACAACCTATCATTCACTTTATCAAAAAGTTACGAGCTTCAGGATTAAAAGTACTTGAAAATCCGTTAAGTACACAAGTTTACGGCGATTATGATAAAGTAATGCATACACTTACCGTTGAAATAAAGGAAGCGATGGAACTCGTTGAACGCGGATTGATGTATGTAAAAATTGTAAAATCAGATAGATACGACTATGAACCACATTTTTGA
- the bshA gene encoding N-acetyl-alpha-D-glucosaminyl L-malate synthase BshA, with the protein MNIAIVCYPTFGGSGVVATELGLALARKGHQVHFITYSYPVRLDYLEMNIHFHEVHVEEYPLFHYQPYELALSSKMVSVIKAYQIDVLHVHYAIPHAYAGYMAKQMLKKEGIEIPMITTLHGTDITLVGNHPNYKQAVTFSINESDVVTSVSESLKQDTLRLFDIEKEIFVIPNFIDIEKDTHTAPCKRSIMAQKNERIITHISNFRKVKRIPDVIDVFHQVQQKIPSKLILAGDGPEREFAENKCKQLGIKNKVLFLGNTLDVDRLLCASDLFILPSESESFGLSALEAMASGVPVISSNAGGLHEVNENGFSGFLSPVGDIKDMSKNAIYILEDENRLAQFKRQAKISAKRFDERKIIPMYEELYEKTVKNTLNKK; encoded by the coding sequence ATGAATATAGCAATTGTTTGTTATCCTACCTTTGGCGGAAGTGGGGTAGTGGCAACCGAATTAGGATTGGCTTTAGCTCGGAAAGGACATCAAGTACATTTTATAACATACAGTTACCCAGTACGTTTGGATTATCTGGAGATGAATATTCACTTTCACGAGGTACACGTTGAGGAGTATCCGTTATTTCATTATCAGCCGTACGAATTGGCGCTTTCCAGCAAAATGGTTTCTGTGATAAAAGCCTATCAAATAGATGTTTTACACGTACATTATGCCATTCCGCACGCCTATGCAGGTTATATGGCAAAGCAAATGCTGAAAAAGGAAGGGATTGAAATTCCGATGATTACAACCTTACACGGAACAGATATTACCTTAGTGGGAAATCACCCGAATTACAAACAAGCCGTGACATTTAGTATCAACGAATCGGATGTAGTTACCTCTGTATCAGAGAGTTTAAAACAAGATACATTGCGATTATTCGATATTGAAAAAGAAATTTTTGTAATTCCAAACTTTATTGATATTGAGAAAGATACACACACAGCTCCGTGCAAACGTTCGATAATGGCACAAAAAAACGAACGAATCATTACGCACATTAGTAATTTCCGCAAAGTAAAGCGAATCCCTGATGTGATTGACGTTTTTCACCAAGTGCAGCAAAAAATTCCTTCCAAGTTAATATTGGCTGGAGACGGTCCTGAAAGAGAATTTGCCGAGAATAAATGCAAACAATTAGGCATCAAAAATAAAGTGCTCTTTTTAGGAAACACGTTAGATGTAGATAGATTGCTGTGTGCTTCCGATTTATTTATATTACCTTCAGAATCAGAAAGTTTTGGTCTTTCAGCTTTGGAGGCTATGGCGTCGGGTGTACCTGTAATTTCCTCGAATGCAGGAGGTTTGCACGAAGTAAACGAAAATGGTTTTTCAGGATTTTTAAGTCCCGTTGGTGATATTAAAGATATGAGTAAAAATGCCATTTACATTTTAGAAGATGAAAATCGTTTGGCTCAGTTCAAAAGACAAGCAAAAATTTCTGCTAAAAGATTTGACGAACGCAAAATCATTCCGATGTATGAAGAACTTTATGAGAAAACTGTAAAAAATACATTAAATAAGAAGTAA
- a CDS encoding OstA-like protein has protein sequence MKYILLIISFFTISFISLAQNKEPKIKRIEIVYGGEFTIDNAKYPGATIFKSDGNKVQFRHQGLDVWCNLAVLYEEKNVVIAHGDVLVQQGDTLQMNSQYISYNGNLKTAVAKENVVLKNETMTLETEELFLDRNTQEAYYNNFGKITDVENELTSQTGKYFITKKKNQFTNSVKIVNKDFTVDSQVLDYYHPTGNAYFYGATTITGQDYKVYCERGFYDTRKEEGYFMKNATIDYDLKTLKGDSLYFDKKKNFASGTNNIVVIDTINNTTVKGHYGEIHKAKDSMFITKKPVIISLIEKDSMYMHGKKILVTGKEKNRTIRVFPDARIFKSDMQAKCDSIHSDELSGLTQLIGKPVVWTGESQMTGDSIHLIANTKTEQLDSLKVFNNALVVEKDTLSDGYNQVKGKVLYGKFKKNQLKQIDFLQNTESIYYVYNDKKEMIGINKLTCSHIKLHLDEQQQVQQVVFITQPVGDLYPEDKLHKNDRKFREFIWRGDERIASKEEIFSEEEKKSQPVKIQGPKEPEEVDLEEAKLNAEQDEKESAETQK, from the coding sequence ATGAAATATATTTTACTTATTATCAGCTTTTTTACAATTTCTTTCATTTCTCTGGCTCAAAACAAAGAACCAAAGATTAAACGTATTGAAATCGTTTATGGAGGTGAATTCACTATTGACAATGCAAAATATCCCGGGGCTACCATCTTCAAATCGGACGGAAATAAAGTTCAATTTAGGCATCAAGGATTGGATGTTTGGTGTAATTTGGCTGTGCTTTATGAAGAAAAAAATGTTGTAATTGCTCACGGGGATGTACTTGTGCAACAAGGAGATACATTGCAAATGAATAGCCAATACATCTCTTATAATGGTAATCTGAAAACGGCTGTGGCTAAGGAAAATGTAGTTCTGAAAAACGAAACAATGACTCTTGAAACAGAAGAACTTTTTCTGGATAGAAATACGCAAGAGGCTTACTATAACAATTTCGGAAAAATCACCGACGTGGAAAATGAATTGACAAGCCAAACAGGAAAGTACTTCATTACCAAAAAGAAAAATCAATTTACCAATTCCGTAAAGATTGTCAATAAAGATTTTACAGTAGATTCACAAGTGTTGGATTATTATCATCCTACGGGAAATGCTTATTTCTACGGAGCTACAACCATTACCGGGCAGGATTATAAAGTTTACTGTGAACGAGGTTTTTACGATACACGAAAAGAAGAAGGTTACTTTATGAAAAACGCAACTATCGATTATGATTTAAAAACCTTAAAAGGAGATAGTCTGTATTTTGACAAAAAGAAAAATTTTGCTTCCGGAACAAATAATATTGTTGTGATTGACACCATCAACAATACCACAGTCAAAGGGCATTACGGCGAGATTCACAAAGCTAAAGATTCGATGTTTATCACCAAAAAGCCGGTAATTATCTCACTAATTGAAAAAGATTCAATGTATATGCACGGAAAGAAAATACTGGTTACGGGGAAAGAAAAGAATAGAACGATTCGCGTATTCCCTGACGCACGTATTTTTAAGTCGGATATGCAGGCAAAATGTGATTCCATTCATTCTGATGAACTTAGCGGGCTTACGCAACTTATCGGGAAACCTGTGGTTTGGACAGGGGAAAGCCAGATGACGGGAGACAGTATCCACCTGATAGCCAACACAAAAACAGAACAGCTGGATTCGCTTAAAGTTTTCAACAATGCGTTAGTGGTTGAAAAAGATACGCTAAGCGATGGATACAATCAAGTAAAAGGAAAGGTTTTGTATGGCAAGTTCAAGAAAAATCAACTCAAGCAAATTGATTTTCTCCAAAATACAGAGTCTATCTATTACGTTTACAACGATAAAAAAGAAATGATAGGCATCAACAAACTTACTTGTAGCCACATTAAATTGCATTTGGATGAGCAGCAACAAGTTCAGCAAGTTGTTTTTATCACGCAACCCGTAGGCGATTTATATCCGGAGGACAAACTTCACAAAAATGATCGAAAGTTTCGGGAATTTATATGGCGGGGCGATGAACGAATTGCCAGCAAAGAAGAAATTTTTAGCGAGGAAGAAAAGAAATCTCAGCCTGTTAAAATACAAGGACCTAAAGAACCGGAAGAAGTTGATTTAGAGGAAGCCAAACTAAACGCCGAGCAGGACGAAAAGGAATCTGCTGAAACTCAAAAATAG
- a CDS encoding ParB/RepB/Spo0J family partition protein encodes MAKAFKKQALGRGVSVIFGNNPDNDINSVKDKDAEKVVGNIIELELDFIEVNPFQPRTSFNEEELKGLASSIEELGVIQPITVRKIGFNKFQLVSGERRFRASKLAGLKTIPAYVRIADDNESLTMALVENIQRQDLDPIEIALSYQRLIEEINLTQDQMSKRVGKKRSTITNYLRLLKLAPVIQTGIRDGFISMGHGRAIITIENPEQQVDIYQQIVSQNLSVRETEDLVRRIQNPDLETTENEISEGDTSKNQNLKAGIPSYIQENLDNFSHFFGTKVSVKVAKNGKGTLTIPFSSEEDFKRIQSLLNKNV; translated from the coding sequence ATGGCTAAAGCATTCAAAAAACAAGCCTTAGGAAGAGGTGTTTCGGTTATATTCGGAAATAATCCGGACAATGATATTAATTCGGTAAAGGACAAAGACGCCGAAAAAGTAGTAGGCAACATCATTGAACTAGAGCTTGATTTTATAGAAGTAAATCCTTTTCAACCTCGTACTTCTTTTAATGAAGAAGAACTTAAAGGATTGGCTTCCTCTATTGAAGAATTAGGTGTTATTCAACCTATTACCGTTCGGAAAATTGGATTTAATAAGTTCCAATTGGTTTCCGGTGAGCGTCGTTTCAGAGCTTCGAAGTTGGCAGGATTGAAAACTATTCCCGCTTACGTTCGTATTGCTGATGATAACGAATCCCTTACAATGGCTTTGGTTGAAAATATCCAACGCCAAGATTTAGACCCAATTGAAATAGCTTTGTCTTACCAACGCTTAATTGAGGAGATTAACCTCACTCAAGACCAAATGAGTAAACGTGTTGGTAAGAAACGTTCTACAATCACTAACTATTTGAGGCTTTTAAAGTTAGCTCCTGTAATTCAAACAGGAATTCGTGACGGATTTATTTCTATGGGACACGGACGTGCCATTATCACCATCGAAAATCCTGAGCAACAGGTAGATATCTACCAACAAATTGTTTCTCAAAATTTGTCTGTTCGTGAAACGGAAGATTTAGTCCGAAGAATCCAAAACCCTGATTTAGAAACTACTGAAAACGAGATATCAGAAGGTGACACTTCTAAAAATCAGAACTTAAAAGCAGGGATTCCTTCGTACATTCAGGAAAATTTGGACAATTTCAGTCACTTTTTCGGTACGAAAGTTTCTGTAAAAGTTGCTAAAAACGGTAAAGGGACATTAACAATCCCCTTTTCTTCGGAAGAAGATTTTAAACGTATTCAAAGTCTGTTGAATAAAAATGTCTAA
- a CDS encoding AAA family ATPase, whose amino-acid sequence MEKKLEQIKSEIIRVAFVGPECTGKTTLSQTLANDFQTEWVPEFMRTYLQKKWDEKRETCTWDDLEPIALGQILTENELIQKANKIIFCDTNLLELMIYSYIYYGKCPAQIKKYAIENHYDIIFLTNIDVPWQADDLRDKPNEREFMFSKFKQMLDEHNIKYVVITGNLEERLKTVKEVVYKILKNND is encoded by the coding sequence ATGGAAAAGAAACTTGAACAAATCAAAAGTGAAATAATCCGTGTGGCGTTTGTAGGACCTGAATGCACAGGAAAGACTACACTTAGTCAGACTCTTGCCAATGATTTCCAAACGGAATGGGTGCCCGAATTTATGCGAACGTACCTACAAAAAAAATGGGACGAAAAACGGGAGACTTGTACTTGGGACGACCTCGAACCCATTGCGTTAGGGCAAATTCTAACAGAAAATGAACTCATTCAAAAAGCAAATAAAATCATTTTTTGTGATACAAATTTGCTTGAATTAATGATTTATTCGTATATTTACTACGGAAAATGCCCAGCACAAATCAAAAAATATGCTATTGAAAATCATTATGATATCATTTTTTTGACAAATATTGATGTTCCTTGGCAGGCAGATGATTTGCGTGATAAGCCCAATGAGCGTGAATTTATGTTTTCCAAATTTAAACAAATGCTTGATGAACACAACATTAAATATGTAGTAATAACAGGCAACCTTGAAGAACGTTTAAAAACAGTGAAAGAGGTTGTTTATAAAATATTGAAAAACAATGACTAA